One stretch of Zerene cesonia ecotype Mississippi chromosome 20, Zerene_cesonia_1.1, whole genome shotgun sequence DNA includes these proteins:
- the LOC119834791 gene encoding hyccin translates to MAEGKQLIKEWLNEYTTLQEHEIKSFAAEHEHNHEIATAIFNLLNSDDESVQSSSTSPEIDEEMLENVCMQLFSFYRSKEIELQRFTLQFVPVFIYIYLKAVAIGNSKSIRPIETLLIGLYNFEVVDENGKPKVVSFRLPSLAQNSIYHEPLSLGSQFLTESALRRWEECNTKLVSWGPLPQVEVINAQNRLKVMAALLFVYNRQLSLLPKLALRHFCIAASRIVTQGFKKKGSLPNAKSIQRIPVTSNFLLEMIEGAYFAMFNEFYTLALQAVTDIDERAQYELFPDVMLVTSAVINSLKSNPSGQPCDGPMGISVALSPATTTVTMSKSMITNASFRTKKLPDDIPIQAGQTVPTENTDMLTSIIEEGEVDNAAHMQRGAAVRNSKPKLSSFPVLGKKTKDVKNTTITDKKSNTKESKGMWNAISGGGDMVDSQQKTDNSLDGSQKDDISMGSVHNSTETSDSRSQITTDSLDIETSSRFTAMQVSSV, encoded by the exons ATGGCAGAAGGAAAGCAGTTAATTAAAGAATGGCTTAATGAGTACACAACTTTGCAagaacatgaaataaaaagttttgcaGCTGAACATGAGCATAATCATGAAATTGCAAcagcaatatttaatttattgaacagTGATGATGAAAGTGTACAATCATCTAGTACTAGTCCAGAAATTGATGAAGAG ATGCTGGAAAATGTTTGCATGCAATTATTTAGTTTCTACAGATCTAAAGAGATTGAACTGCAAAGGTTTACATTACAATTTGTAcctgtgtttatttatatctacctAAAAGCTGTTGCTATTGGCAATTCTAAATCAATTAGACCAATTGAAACTCTACTTATTG gCTTATACAATTTTGAAGTTGTTGATGAAAATGGAAAACCTAAAGTGGTATCTTTCAGATTACCTTCTCTAGcacaaaattcaatatatcaTGAG ccaCTCAGTCTAGGGTCTCAATTTTTAACTGAGAGTGCACTGCGAAGATGGGAAGAATGCAACACAAAACTTGTCAGTTGGGGACCACTTCCACAAGTAGAAGTTATCAATGCACAAAACCGATTAAAAGTGATGGCAGCActtctatttgtttataatagacAACTCAGCTTATTACCTAAACTTGCCTTGAGACATTTCTGCATTGCAGCATCTAG AATTGTAACTCaaggttttaaaaaaaaaggatctTTACCTAATGCAAAATCTATTCAAAGAATTCCAGTAACATCAAATTTTTTGCTGGAAATGATAGAAGGGGCATATTTTGCAATGTTTAATGAGTTTTATACATTAGCTCTGCAAGCAGTGACAGATATAGATGAGAGGGCACAGTATGAGCTATTTCCTGATGTAATGTTGGTCACAAGTGCTgtgattaattcattaaaaagtaatcCTTCAG GCCAACCCTGTGATGGACCAATGGGGATAAGTGTAGCATTGTCGCCTGCAACAACTACTGTGACAATGTCCAAATCAATGATTACAAATGCTTCATTCCGTACTAAAAAACTACCAG ATGACATTCCAATTCAAGCTGGTCAAACAGTTCCAACCGAAAACACAGATATGTTGACATCAATTATAGAAGAAGGGGAAGTGGACAATGCGGCCCATATGCAAAGGGGAGCTGCAGTACGAAATTCTAAACCGAAACTAAGTTCCTTTCCAGTTCTAGGCAAAAAGACAAAAGATGTTAAAAATACTACCATAACAGATAAAAAGAGTAATACCAAAGAGTCAAAAGGCATGTGGAATGCTATTAGTGGAGGGGGTGATATGGTTGATTCACAACAGAAAACAGACAATTCCCTTGATGGCAGTCAAAAAGACGATATTTCAATGGGATCTGTACACAACAGCACAGAAACATCAGATTCGCGTTCACAAATTACTACTGATTCTTTAGATATAGAAACTAGCTCTCGTTTCACTGCCATGCAAGTTAGttctgtgtaa